From Doryrhamphus excisus isolate RoL2022-K1 chromosome 22, RoL_Dexc_1.0, whole genome shotgun sequence, one genomic window encodes:
- the foxl3 gene encoding forkhead box L3 isoform X1, which produces MGWGVCRRRTSSRGELPVGDSWLSREAGQEEESVAAGDTHTHTHKQTHTHTNTHIFLQEVTDQEKKMCRPAYSYIALIAMAIQQSPEQRVTLSGIYEFIMRRFPYYRSNQRAWQNSIRHNLSLNSCFIKVPRTEGNEKGKGNFWTFATGCESMLDLFENGNFRRRRRRRNMKIGLRDSGEAPAFQPAENPSKRHGTPAPRHHPEADSALCPLNPQRSRPCPPLVQNPVRGKPESEIKFSIDYILSTPDPPTLGIRSSAHLGPTGPPIHVVEPQHLNLHFWTL; this is translated from the exons ATGGGGTGGGGGGTCTGCAGGAGGAGGACGTCGTCACGAGGAGAGCTCCCAGTGGGTGACAGCTGGCTGAGCAGAGAAGcgggacaagaagaagaaagtgttgctgctggagacacacacacacacacacacaaacaaacacacacacacacaaacacacacatctttctcCAAGAAGT CACAGACCAGGAGAAGAAGATGTGCAGACCGGCTTACAG CTACATCGCCCTGATCGCCATGGCGATCCAGCAGAGTCCCGAGCAGAGGGTGACGCTGTCAGGCATCTATGAGTTCATCATGAGGAGGTTCCCCTACTACCGTTCCAACCAGAGAGCCTGGCAGAACTCCATCAGACATAACCTATCGCTCAACAGCTGCTTCATTAAG gTTCCTAGGACAGAAGGGAACGAGAAGGGCAAAGGAAACTTCTGGACTTTTGCCACCGGCTGTGAATCCATGCTCGACCTCTTCGAAAACGGCAACTTCCGACGTCGCAGGCGCAGGCGGAACATGAAAATCGGCCTTCGCGATTCAGGAGAAGCTCCCGCTTTCCAGCCTGCGGAGAACCCCAGCAAGCGGCACGGCACGCCTGCACCCCGCCACCACCCTGAAGCCGACTCCGCCCTCTGCCCTTTAAACCCACAGAGGTCACGGCCGTGCCCGCCGCTCGTCCAGAACCCCGTCCGGGGGAAACCAGAATCCGAGATCAAGTTCAGCATTGACTACATCCTGTCTACACCAGACCCGCCCACGCTTGGGATCAGATCCTCGGCGCACTTAGGCCCCACTGGACCGCCCATTCATGTTGTGGAGCCACAGCACCTCAACCTGCACTTCTGGACTCTCTAA
- the foxl3 gene encoding forkhead box L3 isoform X2: MFDTSHYPFNCFNYDGDGYASCSTDQEKKMCRPAYSYIALIAMAIQQSPEQRVTLSGIYEFIMRRFPYYRSNQRAWQNSIRHNLSLNSCFIKVPRTEGNEKGKGNFWTFATGCESMLDLFENGNFRRRRRRRNMKIGLRDSGEAPAFQPAENPSKRHGTPAPRHHPEADSALCPLNPQRSRPCPPLVQNPVRGKPESEIKFSIDYILSTPDPPTLGIRSSAHLGPTGPPIHVVEPQHLNLHFWTL; encoded by the exons ATGTTTGACACCTCTCACTACCCCTTCAACTGTTTCAACTATGACGGAGACGGGTACGCTTCTTGTAGCACAGACCAGGAGAAGAAGATGTGCAGACCGGCTTACAG CTACATCGCCCTGATCGCCATGGCGATCCAGCAGAGTCCCGAGCAGAGGGTGACGCTGTCAGGCATCTATGAGTTCATCATGAGGAGGTTCCCCTACTACCGTTCCAACCAGAGAGCCTGGCAGAACTCCATCAGACATAACCTATCGCTCAACAGCTGCTTCATTAAG gTTCCTAGGACAGAAGGGAACGAGAAGGGCAAAGGAAACTTCTGGACTTTTGCCACCGGCTGTGAATCCATGCTCGACCTCTTCGAAAACGGCAACTTCCGACGTCGCAGGCGCAGGCGGAACATGAAAATCGGCCTTCGCGATTCAGGAGAAGCTCCCGCTTTCCAGCCTGCGGAGAACCCCAGCAAGCGGCACGGCACGCCTGCACCCCGCCACCACCCTGAAGCCGACTCCGCCCTCTGCCCTTTAAACCCACAGAGGTCACGGCCGTGCCCGCCGCTCGTCCAGAACCCCGTCCGGGGGAAACCAGAATCCGAGATCAAGTTCAGCATTGACTACATCCTGTCTACACCAGACCCGCCCACGCTTGGGATCAGATCCTCGGCGCACTTAGGCCCCACTGGACCGCCCATTCATGTTGTGGAGCCACAGCACCTCAACCTGCACTTCTGGACTCTCTAA